The Marinobacter antarcticus genome segment TCCGCATGGGCCTCTCCGGCGCGTTCATGCCAGCCTTCGCCCAGAATCTTGTCACCACGAGCTATTACGCAGCCAACCCGCGGGTTGGGATGCGTTGAATAGCGGCCCCGCCATGCAAGCTGCACGGCCCGGGCCATCATGGACCGTTCCCGGAGCTCGGTCATTTTTTTCCTTCAGGGGCGCGGGTATCCGCCAGCGCTTTCGCGACATCAACCGCCGCCTCGCCATTGGTGGCCGAGAGTCTCTCGATTTCTTCCTTGAATTCGTTGATATCCTGAAAGCTGCGATAAACGGAAGCAAACCGGACGTAGGCAACTTTGTCGAGCTGACGTAGCTCGGTCATTACCTCTTCACCCAGCTGCATGGACTTAACCTCACGCTCACCGGTCGCCCGCAGACGGTATTTGATACGATTCAGCGCCGCATCGATCTGCTCGATACTCACCGGGCGCTTTTCCAGAGCCTTCATGATCCCTGAGCGCAGCTTCTCTTCATCAAAAGGCTGCCGGATGCCGTCCTGCTTAACCACTCTGGGCATCACCAGCTCGGCCGACTCAAACGTAGTAAAGCGCTCACGACAGGAAAGGCACTCTCTGCGGCGGCGTACCTGATCGCCCTCGGCCACAAGACGCGAGTCAATAACTTTGGTATCTGCTTCACCACAGAAAGGACAATGCATAGTCAGGAACTCCGAAGAGAAAGCCGGGCAGCGCGGGTTGGTACGCGCCCTGCCTGGCAGGTCTTACCAGACGCTTAGCCGTATACCGGGAAACGCGCGCACAGGGCTTCAGCCTGCTCGCGAACGCGGTTGATTACGGCTTCGTCTTCCAGATTGTCAAGGATATCGCAGATCCAGCCTGCCAGCTCACGGCATTCTTCCTCACCAAAACCACGGGTGGTGATGGCGGGTGTGCCGAGGCGCAGACCGGAGGTCACAAACGGCGAGCGTGGATCGTTGGGAACCGCGTTCTTGTTCACCGTAATGTGTGCACGCCCCAAGGCGGCATCTGCATCCTTACCCGTAATGTCCTGTTTGATCAGGCTTACCAGGAACAAATGGTTCTTGGTGCCGCCGGAAACCACGTCGTAGCCGCGATCAACAAATACATCAGCCATGGCAGAAGCGTTCTTGACCACCTGCTGCTGGTAGGTCTTGAACTCGTCGCTCATGGCTTCTTTAAAGCAGATTGCCTTGGCGGCAATCACATGCATCAACGGACCACCCTGCCCGCCCGGGAATACTGCAGAGTTCAGCTTCTTGTGCAGCGCTTCGTCGTCACAGGCCAGAATCAGGCCACCACGGGGGCCTCGCAGTGTTTTGTGCGTGGTGGTAGTTACCACATGCGCGTGGGGCATAGGGTCAGGATACACACCAGCGGCGACAAGACCGGCCACGTGGGCCATGTCTACAAACAGATAGGCATCGACCTTGTCAGCAATGGCGCGGAAACGGGCAAAGTCCAGTTCCTGGGAGTACGCAGAGAAACCGGCAATGATCATCTTCGGCTTGTGCTCAACCGCCAGGGCTTCCAGCTCATCGTAATCAATCAGGCCAGTATCGGTGTTGATACCATACTGCACTGCGTTATAGATCTTGCCGGAAAAGTTCACACTGGCACCGTGGGTCAGATGACCACCGTGGGCCAGGCTCATCCCCAGAACCGTATCACCTGGCTTTACCAGAGCCATGAAGACGGCCGAGTTCGCCTGTGAGCCGGAATGCGGCTGTACATTAGCGTAGGCGGCACCAAACAGCTCTTTGGCGCGATCAATCGCCAGTTGCTCAGCGATGTCTACAAACTCGCAGCCTCCATAGTAGCGCTTGCCGGGATAACCCTCAGCGTACTTGTTAGTAAGGTCACTGCCCTGAGCTTCCATGACCCGCGGACTGGTGTAGTTCTCGGATGCAATCAGCTCAATATGAGCCTCCTGACGCTTGCTTTCCGCCTGCATGGCGTTCCAGAGTTCGTCGTCGAAACCGGCGATTTTCATATCACGATTAAACATCGATGCGCTGCCCCTGTGTGCTTGGCTGACCCGGAGAGTCTTGGAAATAGCCCCCGGAATCCCTGAAAATTCGGGCCGCTATTCTAGCCCATTAATGGGTTAAAAATCACCCTTTATGCGGTTCGCAGATACCACCATGCAGATATCTTCCGTTTTCCTGAAATTGCTATAGCTCCAAGGTTTCGATACCTTACAAGCCCAATTACCAATCCTAATTACAAGGTTCAGTGAGGCGCTGGCCAAACGCGCCTCCGAAACCTTTTCACATCTCGTTTTTAAAGAGGGTAATGCTATTATGGCCCAGTACGTATACAGCATGAACCGCGTGGGCAAGGTGGTTCCGCCCAAGCGCGAAATTCTCAAGGATATTTCCCTGAGCTTCTTCCCGGGCGCCAAGATCGGCGTACTTGGCCTTAACGGTTCCGGCAAATCCACCCTTTTACGAATTATGGCGGGCCTGGATCAGGATTACATCGGCGAAGCCCGTCCCCAACCCGGCATCAATGTAGGTTATCTGCCCCAGGAACCGGAGCTGGACGACAGCAAAACTGTTAAGGAAGTTGTTGATGAGGCCGTGGCGGAGGTTCACAACGCCTTGGCCGAACTGGATCAGGTTTACTCCGACTACGCTGAGCCGGATGCGGATTTCGACGCCCTGGCCAAAAAACAGGGCAAACTTGAAGCTCTGATTCAGGCCACCGATGGTCACGACATCGAACGCAAAATGGAAGTAGCCGCCGACGCCCTGCGCCTGCCCGCCTGGGATCAGCCGGTGAAAAACCTGTCCGGTGGTGAGCGTCGCCGGGTAGCCCTGTGCCGCCTGCTGCTTTCCGGCCCGGACATGCTGCTGCTGGACGAGCCTACCAACCATCTGGACGCCGAATCCGTAGCCTGGCTGGAGCGCTTCCTGCACGATTACGAAGGCACAGTGGTTGCCATCACCCACGACCGCTACTTCCTCGACAACGTTGCGGGCTGGATTCTGGAACTGGACCGCGGCCAGGGTATTCCGTTTGAAGGCAACTATAGCCAGTGGCTGGAAAACAAGGAACAGCGCCTGACCACCGAAGCCAAGCAGGAAGCCTCGCACCAGAAGGCCGTTAAGCAGGAACTGGAGTGGGTGCGCAGCAACGCCAAGGGCCGGCAATCCAAGAGCAAAGCCCGCCTTGCCCGCTTCGAAGAAATGAGCTCGCAGGACTTCCAGAAGCGCAATGAAACCAACGAACTCTATATTCCACCCGGGCCCCGTCTTGGTGACAAGGTCATCGAAGTAGAAGGCATCAGCAAAGCTTTTGGTGATCATCTGCTCTATGAAGATGTTTCCTTCACCGTACCGCCGGGCGCTATCGTCGGCATCATCGGTGGCAACGGTGCAGGTAAATCTACCCTGTTCCGCATGATCGTCGGCCAGGACCAGCCCAACTCCGGCACCATCACGGTGGGTGAAACAGTCAAGCTGGCCTATGTCGATCAGAGTCGCGATCTGGACGGATCAAAAACCGTCTGGGAACTGCTTAGTGAAGGCCAGGACATCATTAAGGTCGGCAACTACGAAACCCCATCGAGAGCCTATGCAGGCCGCTTTAACTTCAAAGGCGCAGACCAGCAAAAGCGCGTAGGCGACCTGTCTGGTGGTGAGCGAAACCGCCTGCACCTGGCAGCACTGCTGAAGGAAGGCGGCAACGTACTGCTGCTGGACGAACCTACCAACGATCTGGATGTGGAAACCCTGCGTGCCCTGGAAGAAGCCCTGCTGAACTTCCCCGGCTCTGCCATGGTTATCTCGCACGACCGCTGGTTCCTTGACCGCGTAGCCACGCACATTCTGGCATTTGAGGATGACGGCGAGGTGATCTACTACGAAGGCAACTTCAGCGACTACGACGAAGACCACAAGAAGCGCAAAGGGGATTCGGCGATGGTGCCCAAGCGCATGAAGTACAAGAAGCTGGCCTGATGGCAAAAGCTAAAACCGCCTATGTCTGCACCGAGTGTGGTGCAGACTATTCCAAATGGCAGGGCCAGTGTACGGCCTGCCAGACCTGGAACACCATCAGCGAAGTCCGTGGCGTCAGTAGTAATACCAAAGGTGCTCGTGGTGTCCGCTTTGAAGGTTTTGCGGGCAGCCTGTCGGCCGTGCAGAGCCTGGACGAGGTAAGCCTCGCCGAGCAGGAGCGCATCAGCACCGGCATGCAGGAGTTCGACAGGGTTCTTGGTGGCGGCCTTGTGGAAGGTTCCGCCGTGCTGATGGGAGGTCATCCCGGTGCCGGCAAGAGTACCTTGCTGCTTCAGGCTGTATGCCACCTGGCTGCCAGCGTTCCCGCACTCTACGTGACCGGTGAGGAATCCCTGCAGCAGGTCGCCATGCGCGCCAAACGCCTGGGCCTGCCCACCAAAGATCTGAAAATGCTTTCTGAGACCAGTGTCGAGCGGGTCATGCAGGTTGCGGAAGCGGAAGAACCACGGATCCTGGTGGTGGACAGTATTCAAGTGATGCACGTGGCGGACAGCGAATCCGCTCCGGGCTCGGTTACCCAGGTTCGCGAAAGCGCAGCGTTTCTGACCCGCTTTGCCAAGCAGACAGGCACCATTCTGTTTCTGGTTGGCCACGTCACCAAGGACGGCAGCCTTGCCGGCCCGAAGGTACTGGAGCATATGATCGACTGCTCTATCCTGCTGGAAGGCTCCAGTGACAGCCGTTACCGCACTTTACGCGGTATCAAGAACCGCTTTGGGGCGGTGAATGAGTTAGGCGTATTTGCCATGCTGGAGCAGGGCCTGAAGGAAGTTAAAAACCCCAGTGCGATTTTTCTGAACCGCGGCGAAGAAGCAGCTCCGGGCAGTGTGGTTATGGTGGTCTGGGAAGGCACCCGGCCCATGCTGGTAGAAATTCAGGCGTTGGTGGACATGGCCCAGGGCGGATACCCGCGGCGAGTGGCTGTTGGCCTGGATCAGAACCGTCTGGCGATGCTTTTGGCCGTGTTGCACCGTCACGGCGGTTTGCATGTGTCGGATCAGGATGTGTTTGTGAACGTTGTGGGTGGCGTGAAGGTCAACGAGACCAGCGCTGACTTGGCTCTTCTGGCTGCGATTGTGTCTTCATTCCGTGATCGTGCCCTGCCCCAGAATCTGGTGATTTTCGGGGAGGTCGGGTTATCAGGGGAGATTCGGCCGGTGCCCAGCGGTCAGGAGCGGATTAACGAGGCCGCGAAGCATGGCTTTACTCGCGCTCTGGTCCCCAAAGCCAATGCTCCCCGCAAGCCTATTGCGGGAATGAAAGTGATTCCTGTGACCAAACTCAGTGAGGCGATTACGGCATTGGAGGAGCTTTAGACTTGAACCCCAGGCTGCCGGCTACGGCAGCCTGTCAGAAAAAGCTCTATAGTTTGCTAATCAATGAGATGAGCGAACTCCCGATCAAGAAGAACCTGATCCCCAAGGTTCAACTCAACCAGACGCTTCAGGTGTGTGGCGCTTTCCAGGTCGATGTACTGGCATTTAAAGCCGAGCCTGTGTGCCTCGACGTGCTTTAACTCGACCGCCATAACAATCCCGGCCTGCTGTCCATCCAGATGAACGACCACCTCACAGGGTTGGTTCAACGGCACATCCCACCCTTCCGGCCGCTTGACCAGAACACCTTTCAAGGAAATATCCAGCACCTCTGTTGTCCACAGCCTTTCAAGGGCATGCAGCTCACATGGGGCGTCGAAGCTTATGCGATGGAACTTCCGTTTTTCTGTGGCTTTGGCGGGCACGGGCTGCTCCTTTATTGCTGATGGTACTCGGGGCTCAGCTCAACAACAGCCTCGATGAACGCTTTGGCGTGCTCGGGATCCACATCCGGAGTAATGCCGTGGCCAAGGTTGAAAATATGGCCGGGGCCAGAGCCATAGCGACGCAGGATGTCACCCACTTCCTCACGAATACGAGCCGGCGGAGCATAAAGCATAGTTGGGTCCATATTGCCCTGCAAGGCAACACGATCACCCACGCGTGCGCGAGCATCGCCGATATCCGTTGTCCAGTCCAGACCAACGGCATCAGCCCCCGAATCCGCGATTGACTCAAGCCACTGGCCGCCATTTTTGGTGAACAGGATCACTGGGACATGGCGTCCATCATTCTCGCGGATCAGGTTATCAACAATCTTCTTCATGTAGCGAAGAGAAAACTCTTCATACGCCCAACTGCTCAGTACGCCACCCCAGGTATCAAAAATCTGAATCGCCTGGGCGCCTGCCTTGATCTGGCCGTTGAGGTAATCGATTACCGCATCAGCGAGGTGATCCAGCAAGCTGTGCATGACCTCCGGTTGGCTGTACATGAGTTTTTTGGCCTCGCGGAAGTCCTTGGAGGAACCGCCTTCGACCATATAGGTTGCCAGCGTCCAGGGGCTACCGGAGAAGCCGATCAGGGGAACTCTGCCATTGAGCGCGCTCCGGATGGTGGAAACGGCGTTCATCACATAATCAAGGTCTACTTCTGCCTTAATGTTCGGCAGCGCATCAACATCCGCTTTGGAACGAATGGTGTGCTTGAACTTGGGGCCTTCACCGGCTTCAAAGTATAGCCCGAGACCCAGGGCATCCGGAATGGTAAGAATATCCGAGAACAGAATCGCGGCATCCAACGGAAAGCGTTCGAGAGGCTGGAGGGTTACTTCGCATGCCAGAGGCGTGTTCTTGCACAAGCTGAGAAAGTCACCTGCTTTCTCCCGGGTAGCGCGATACTCGGGCAGATAACGGCCGGCCTGGCGCATCATCCATACCGGGGTACGATCAACAGGCTGGCGCATCAGGGCGCGCAGTAAGCGGTCATTCTTCAGCTCGGTCATAGGGATTCCAACTTTGTCTCTCAGATGGTCTTAATGGAACGGGAGCAATGATACCCCGTTTGCCACAATAAAAAAGGGCGGCTTACCCTTAGTAAGCCGCCCTGCCAATCCGGATCAAACGGTTTGTCAGATATCCAGATAATCCATGATGCCCTCAGCCGCCTGGCGGCCTTCCCAGATCGCGGTAACAACAAGATCCGAGCCCCGAACCATATCGCCACCCGCGAAGATCTTCGGGTTGCTGGTCTGGAAGCCGTATTGCGCCTCTTCCGGGGCGGTTACCCGGCCGGAATCGTCAGTGGTGATCGCAAGTTCGTCAAACCATTCAGCCGGGCTCGGGCGGAAGCCGAACGCGACCAATACGGCATCTGCAGGTATAACTTCCTCGCTGCCCGGAATCACCTCGGGCCGGCGACGGCCGTTTTCATCCGGCTCGCCAAGCTCCGTTGATACCACTTTCACACCTTCAACCTTATCCTCACCGATAATGGCTATGGGCTGGCGATTGAACAGGAATTTCACGCCCTCTTCCCTGGCATTCGACACCTCGCGACGTGAACCCGGCATATTGGCTTCGTCGCGACGATAGGCGCAGGCCACACTCTCTGCCTGCTGGCGAATAGACGTGCGATTGCAGTCCATGGCGGTATCACCACCACCCAGCACCACCACGCGTTTGCCTTTCATATTGATGAAATCAGCCGCGTCTTTTTCAAAGCCAAGCCGACGGTTAACGTTGGACACCAGAAACGGCAGCGCATCATAGACCCCAGGTAGGTCTTCGCCCGGAAAGCCGCCCTTCATGTAGGTGTAGGTCCCCATGCCCATGAACACCGCATCATACTCTTCGAGGATATCCTGTAGTTGAACGTCTTTACCCACCTCGGTGGACAAACGGAACTCGACGCCCATTTCCTCAAACACCTGGCGCCGCCGGGTCATCACGGATTTTTCCAGCTTGAATTCGGGAATGCCGAATGTCAGCAGGCCACCAATCTCCGGGTAGATATCAAACACTACCGGCTTTACGCCGTTGCGAACCAGCACATCGGCGCAGCCAAGACCCGCAGGGCCCGCGCCGATAACCGCCACTTTTTTGTCCGTCCATTTGACCGCTGACACGTCTGGCTTCCAGCCCAGGGCGAAGGCCGTATCGGTGATGTACTTTTCAACCGAACCAATGGTAACGGCGCCGAAGCCGTCGTTAAGGGTGCAGGCGCCCTCACATAACCTGTCTTGCGGGCAGACCCTGCCGCACACTTCAGGCAGCGAGTTGGTCTGATGACACAACTCGACAGCTTTCATGATATTGCCTTCAGAAACCAGCTTCAGCCAGTTGGGAATGTAGTTGTGCACCGGGCACTTCCATTCACAATAAGGGTTACCGCATTCCAGGCAGCGGTGGGACTGGGACGATGCGTTATCGGCTGTATAGGGCCGATAGATTTCGCCAAATTCTTTTTTGCGCTTCTTCGCGGGGACTTTCTTCGGGTCTACCCGCCCTACTTCCACAAACTGAAAATCGTTACTAAGTCGTTCTTTCATGTTGGCGCTCTCATCAGCTCAATATCGACAAGGGCTGCTCGTACTGGCAACCCTGAACCCTCGCAAGTAACCAAACTCAACGCACTGAGCTTATTCAGGGCGCGCACGGGTATTTGCCAACAGGCTGCGCAAATTGGCAGCTTTGGGTTTCACCAGCCAGAATCGGCCGATGTAGTCGTCGAAATCTTCAAGGATATGCTCAGCCCAGACACTGCCGGTTTCCGAGATATGCTCCCGAATCACACTGCGCAGGTGGTT includes the following:
- the nrdR gene encoding transcriptional regulator NrdR, producing the protein MHCPFCGEADTKVIDSRLVAEGDQVRRRRECLSCRERFTTFESAELVMPRVVKQDGIRQPFDEEKLRSGIMKALEKRPVSIEQIDAALNRIKYRLRATGEREVKSMQLGEEVMTELRQLDKVAYVRFASVYRSFQDINEFKEEIERLSATNGEAAVDVAKALADTRAPEGKK
- the glyA gene encoding serine hydroxymethyltransferase — translated: MFNRDMKIAGFDDELWNAMQAESKRQEAHIELIASENYTSPRVMEAQGSDLTNKYAEGYPGKRYYGGCEFVDIAEQLAIDRAKELFGAAYANVQPHSGSQANSAVFMALVKPGDTVLGMSLAHGGHLTHGASVNFSGKIYNAVQYGINTDTGLIDYDELEALAVEHKPKMIIAGFSAYSQELDFARFRAIADKVDAYLFVDMAHVAGLVAAGVYPDPMPHAHVVTTTTHKTLRGPRGGLILACDDEALHKKLNSAVFPGGQGGPLMHVIAAKAICFKEAMSDEFKTYQQQVVKNASAMADVFVDRGYDVVSGGTKNHLFLVSLIKQDITGKDADAALGRAHITVNKNAVPNDPRSPFVTSGLRLGTPAITTRGFGEEECRELAGWICDILDNLEDEAVINRVREQAEALCARFPVYG
- the ettA gene encoding energy-dependent translational throttle protein EttA — protein: MAQYVYSMNRVGKVVPPKREILKDISLSFFPGAKIGVLGLNGSGKSTLLRIMAGLDQDYIGEARPQPGINVGYLPQEPELDDSKTVKEVVDEAVAEVHNALAELDQVYSDYAEPDADFDALAKKQGKLEALIQATDGHDIERKMEVAADALRLPAWDQPVKNLSGGERRRVALCRLLLSGPDMLLLDEPTNHLDAESVAWLERFLHDYEGTVVAITHDRYFLDNVAGWILELDRGQGIPFEGNYSQWLENKEQRLTTEAKQEASHQKAVKQELEWVRSNAKGRQSKSKARLARFEEMSSQDFQKRNETNELYIPPGPRLGDKVIEVEGISKAFGDHLLYEDVSFTVPPGAIVGIIGGNGAGKSTLFRMIVGQDQPNSGTITVGETVKLAYVDQSRDLDGSKTVWELLSEGQDIIKVGNYETPSRAYAGRFNFKGADQQKRVGDLSGGERNRLHLAALLKEGGNVLLLDEPTNDLDVETLRALEEALLNFPGSAMVISHDRWFLDRVATHILAFEDDGEVIYYEGNFSDYDEDHKKRKGDSAMVPKRMKYKKLA
- the radA gene encoding DNA repair protein RadA — translated: MAKAKTAYVCTECGADYSKWQGQCTACQTWNTISEVRGVSSNTKGARGVRFEGFAGSLSAVQSLDEVSLAEQERISTGMQEFDRVLGGGLVEGSAVLMGGHPGAGKSTLLLQAVCHLAASVPALYVTGEESLQQVAMRAKRLGLPTKDLKMLSETSVERVMQVAEAEEPRILVVDSIQVMHVADSESAPGSVTQVRESAAFLTRFAKQTGTILFLVGHVTKDGSLAGPKVLEHMIDCSILLEGSSDSRYRTLRGIKNRFGAVNELGVFAMLEQGLKEVKNPSAIFLNRGEEAAPGSVVMVVWEGTRPMLVEIQALVDMAQGGYPRRVAVGLDQNRLAMLLAVLHRHGGLHVSDQDVFVNVVGGVKVNETSADLALLAAIVSSFRDRALPQNLVIFGEVGLSGEIRPVPSGQERINEAAKHGFTRALVPKANAPRKPIAGMKVIPVTKLSEAITALEEL
- a CDS encoding PilZ domain-containing protein — encoded protein: MPAKATEKRKFHRISFDAPCELHALERLWTTEVLDISLKGVLVKRPEGWDVPLNQPCEVVVHLDGQQAGIVMAVELKHVEAHRLGFKCQYIDLESATHLKRLVELNLGDQVLLDREFAHLID
- the hemE gene encoding uroporphyrinogen decarboxylase, encoding MTELKNDRLLRALMRQPVDRTPVWMMRQAGRYLPEYRATREKAGDFLSLCKNTPLACEVTLQPLERFPLDAAILFSDILTIPDALGLGLYFEAGEGPKFKHTIRSKADVDALPNIKAEVDLDYVMNAVSTIRSALNGRVPLIGFSGSPWTLATYMVEGGSSKDFREAKKLMYSQPEVMHSLLDHLADAVIDYLNGQIKAGAQAIQIFDTWGGVLSSWAYEEFSLRYMKKIVDNLIRENDGRHVPVILFTKNGGQWLESIADSGADAVGLDWTTDIGDARARVGDRVALQGNMDPTMLYAPPARIREEVGDILRRYGSGPGHIFNLGHGITPDVDPEHAKAFIEAVVELSPEYHQQ
- a CDS encoding FAD-dependent oxidoreductase: MKERLSNDFQFVEVGRVDPKKVPAKKRKKEFGEIYRPYTADNASSQSHRCLECGNPYCEWKCPVHNYIPNWLKLVSEGNIMKAVELCHQTNSLPEVCGRVCPQDRLCEGACTLNDGFGAVTIGSVEKYITDTAFALGWKPDVSAVKWTDKKVAVIGAGPAGLGCADVLVRNGVKPVVFDIYPEIGGLLTFGIPEFKLEKSVMTRRRQVFEEMGVEFRLSTEVGKDVQLQDILEEYDAVFMGMGTYTYMKGGFPGEDLPGVYDALPFLVSNVNRRLGFEKDAADFINMKGKRVVVLGGGDTAMDCNRTSIRQQAESVACAYRRDEANMPGSRREVSNAREEGVKFLFNRQPIAIIGEDKVEGVKVVSTELGEPDENGRRRPEVIPGSEEVIPADAVLVAFGFRPSPAEWFDELAITTDDSGRVTAPEEAQYGFQTSNPKIFAGGDMVRGSDLVVTAIWEGRQAAEGIMDYLDI